Proteins from a single region of Crassaminicella profunda:
- the glmU gene encoding bifunctional UDP-N-acetylglucosamine diphosphorylase/glucosamine-1-phosphate N-acetyltransferase GlmU has protein sequence MNNISAVILAAGAGTRMKSQIPKVLHKVCGKPMVEHIIDVAEEVNAKKSIVVIGHKAEQVKEAIGHREVVFAIQKEQLGTGHAVMQAENFIEDEGLVLLLYGDTPLIKGETLKALINFHIKGDFQGTILTADFENPTGYGRIVRDHEGNVVKIVEEKDANEKEKSITEINSGMYCYHAKLLKEALKKITNDNQQQEYYITDVIEILRKEGHKVGAFKVEDKADIMGVNSRVQLAWAEKFMREGILTKHMEEGVTIIDPKNTYVEKNVKIGMDTVLYPGVILKGDTKIGEDCIIGHNTRIENSIIKNKVQIQSSTIVDSFVDEGCTIGPYAYLRPNSKLGKKVKIGDFVEVKNSSIDDGSKASHLAYVGDAEVGKNVNIGCGVVFVNYDGKNKYKSIVEDNAFVGSNVNLVAPVVVRKGGYVATGSTITKEVPEGALSVARERQKNIAGWVERKGLLKKD, from the coding sequence ATGAATAATATCTCAGCTGTCATATTAGCAGCAGGAGCAGGAACAAGAATGAAATCCCAAATACCAAAGGTTTTACATAAGGTTTGTGGAAAACCTATGGTAGAGCATATAATTGATGTAGCAGAAGAAGTAAATGCTAAAAAGAGTATTGTAGTCATCGGACATAAAGCAGAACAGGTAAAGGAAGCTATTGGACACCGAGAGGTAGTCTTTGCTATTCAAAAAGAACAATTAGGAACTGGCCATGCAGTTATGCAGGCAGAAAATTTTATCGAAGATGAAGGGCTGGTACTGCTTTTATATGGAGATACTCCTCTAATAAAGGGAGAGACTTTAAAAGCTTTAATCAATTTTCATATAAAAGGAGATTTTCAAGGAACTATTTTGACTGCTGATTTTGAAAATCCTACAGGTTATGGTAGAATTGTTCGGGACCATGAAGGAAATGTAGTAAAGATTGTAGAAGAAAAAGACGCTAATGAAAAAGAAAAAAGTATTACAGAAATAAATTCAGGTATGTATTGCTATCATGCAAAATTATTAAAAGAAGCTCTCAAAAAAATTACAAATGATAATCAGCAGCAAGAGTATTATATTACAGATGTGATCGAGATCTTAAGAAAAGAAGGGCATAAAGTAGGTGCCTTTAAAGTTGAAGACAAGGCTGATATTATGGGGGTTAATTCAAGAGTGCAGCTTGCATGGGCAGAAAAGTTTATGAGAGAGGGAATTTTAACAAAGCATATGGAAGAGGGAGTAACAATTATTGATCCTAAAAATACATATGTTGAAAAAAATGTAAAAATTGGAATGGATACAGTTCTTTATCCAGGTGTTATCTTAAAAGGAGATACTAAAATTGGTGAAGATTGTATCATAGGGCATAATACCCGCATAGAGAATTCAATTATAAAAAATAAAGTACAAATTCAAAGTTCAACTATCGTAGATAGTTTTGTAGATGAAGGATGTACTATAGGACCTTATGCTTATTTAAGACCAAATAGTAAATTAGGTAAGAAAGTAAAAATTGGAGATTTTGTTGAAGTAAAGAATTCTAGTATTGATGATGGCTCAAAAGCATCTCATCTAGCTTATGTGGGAGATGCAGAAGTTGGAAAGAATGTGAATATAGGTTGTGGCGTAGTATTTGTTAACTATGATGGTAAAAATAAATATAAATCCATCGTTGAAGATAATGCTTTTGTAGGAAGTAATGTAAACTTAGTTGCTCCCGTTGTAGTAAGAAAGGGAGGGTATGTTGCAACAGGGTCTACAATTACAAAGGAAGTTCCAGAAGGGGCTTTATCTGTAGCAAGAGAAAGACAAAAGAATATAGCTGGCTGGGTAGAAAGAAAGGGCTTATTAAAAAAAGATTAA
- the ftcD gene encoding glutamate formimidoyltransferase, protein MKSLLAEVNISEGRNLEVVEQVKKALLEKEDVRLIDLDADKDHNRSVFTYIGEPEEVLESTKRLVAKAIELIDMRKHKGSHPRMGAVDVVPFIPVKNVTKEEAIEIAREFGKFLGNLGVPVYYYEDAATKPERTSLVKIRKGQYEGLLEKMKDLEWKPDEGPQKFVPKSGATVTGVRFPLVAFNVNLKTEDLGIGKKIVKAIRGATGGYQYVRAIALSLENKKMVQVSMNLVNYEKTPIPRVMETIRSEACRYGVLVASAELVGPVPLMALEEVLKHYLQVHDFSMEQIYY, encoded by the coding sequence ATGAAAAGTTTATTAGCTGAGGTGAATATCAGTGAAGGTAGAAATTTGGAGGTAGTTGAACAAGTAAAAAAAGCTCTTTTAGAAAAAGAAGATGTAAGGCTTATTGATTTGGATGCTGATAAAGACCACAACAGAAGTGTTTTTACTTATATAGGAGAGCCTGAGGAAGTATTAGAATCAACAAAAAGACTTGTTGCTAAAGCAATTGAATTAATAGATATGCGTAAACATAAAGGAAGTCATCCTAGAATGGGAGCAGTAGATGTGGTTCCTTTTATTCCAGTTAAAAATGTCACTAAAGAAGAGGCTATTGAGATTGCAAGAGAATTTGGTAAGTTTCTAGGAAATTTAGGAGTACCTGTATATTATTATGAAGATGCAGCTACAAAACCTGAAAGAACGAGCTTGGTAAAAATCAGAAAAGGTCAGTATGAAGGTCTTCTAGAAAAGATGAAAGATTTAGAGTGGAAACCAGATGAGGGACCCCAGAAATTTGTTCCAAAGAGTGGTGCTACTGTTACGGGTGTGAGATTTCCTTTGGTTGCTTTTAATGTAAATTTAAAAACAGAGGATTTAGGAATAGGGAAAAAAATTGTAAAAGCAATTAGAGGTGCTACAGGAGGATACCAATATGTTAGAGCTATTGCCCTAAGTCTAGAAAATAAAAAAATGGTTCAAGTATCTATGAATCTAGTTAATTATGAAAAGACACCTATTCCTAGAGTAATGGAAACTATTCGTTCAGAAGCATGTCGCTATGGGGTTTTGGTAGCTTCAGCTGAGTTAGTTGGACCTGTTCCACTGATGGCTCTAGAAGAGGTACTTAAGCATTATCTGCAAGTACATGATTTTTCTATGGAACAAATTTATTACTAA
- the spoVG gene encoding septation regulator SpoVG, translated as MEVTDVRVRKISDEGKMKAIVSVTFDNEFVVHDIKIIEGQNGLFIAMPSRKIGEGDFRDIAHPINSETRAKLQEHIFAEYEKVKNKEE; from the coding sequence ATGGAGGTTACTGATGTACGTGTACGTAAAATCAGTGATGAAGGCAAGATGAAAGCCATAGTATCAGTAACTTTTGACAACGAATTTGTAGTCCATGACATAAAAATTATTGAGGGACAAAATGGATTGTTTATTGCTATGCCTAGTAGGAAAATAGGAGAAGGAGACTTTCGAGATATTGCCCATCCTATTAATTCAGAAACTAGGGCCAAACTTCAAGAACACATATTTGCTGAATATGAAAAAGTAAAAAACAAGGAAGAATAG
- a CDS encoding methyl-accepting chemotaxis protein, translating into MKRGIRFKLVISFILLITIPMAAVGINCFKNSVQIMKDEFKEGTSTTIEEVGNRVDTYLEELEKNIKIFSTDANVEQIFSNADAVEWMVENFGNYCKNHPDIISVYIGTKDKKLYAYPIETDLDENYDPTTRDWYKDAISKNTFVWSEPYEDKDTKKMVITISKPVYDSRHGNEFVGVVAIDISLDQLSKSINNVKIGKKGYIFLTDEGGNILTHPNKDLLGKPIPMEALATAVKQKNTDMVDYVEKEEGINQEKFSVFTTLDRVGWNLIGNMYVDEIHDQYKSLLDSTLIIGAIALVLAILIAIFLSGSITKNLRILSMDMEKIKEGDLTVHCQINTKDEVGALAESFNTMKIGLRTLLNEVSKASREVGHYAQTLASSSEETSASSDEIASAVDEIAKGATKQAIQAQNGSSMVGALASKLENLEKDANGMMDSSQMVLKANEKGIQTVNLLKDRTKLNNEGIEKIVKVVGELDVHSQNIGSILETISTIAEQTNLLALNAAIEAARAGDAGSGFAVVAEEIRKLAEESKKSAEEIKEMTLSIQDHTHATVDIMNEVKLRNTEQVMAVDEVNVSFEEIVQAIEIIGNKIETISGYIKNMNQDGQNIVSAIENISGISEETAASSEQVSASMEQQSATVEEVAGISEKLNGLAVKLNDQLNQFKI; encoded by the coding sequence ATGAAACGAGGGATTCGATTTAAACTGGTCATTAGTTTCATATTATTGATTACAATACCAATGGCAGCTGTTGGGATAAATTGTTTTAAGAATTCTGTTCAAATTATGAAGGATGAATTTAAAGAGGGAACTTCTACAACCATAGAAGAAGTAGGAAATAGGGTTGATACATATTTAGAGGAATTAGAGAAAAACATTAAGATCTTTTCAACAGATGCAAATGTAGAACAGATTTTTAGTAATGCTGATGCAGTAGAATGGATGGTAGAAAATTTTGGAAATTACTGTAAAAACCATCCTGATATAATAAGTGTGTATATTGGGACAAAGGATAAAAAATTATATGCATATCCTATTGAAACAGATTTAGATGAAAATTATGATCCAACAACAAGGGATTGGTATAAGGATGCTATCAGTAAAAATACTTTTGTTTGGTCAGAACCCTATGAGGATAAAGATACAAAAAAAATGGTCATTACCATATCTAAGCCAGTATATGATTCAAGGCATGGAAATGAATTCGTAGGTGTGGTAGCCATTGATATTTCATTAGACCAATTATCAAAAAGTATTAATAATGTAAAAATAGGGAAAAAGGGGTATATTTTTTTAACGGATGAAGGAGGAAACATTTTAACACATCCTAATAAAGATTTGCTTGGAAAACCTATCCCAATGGAAGCTTTAGCTACAGCTGTCAAACAAAAGAATACAGATATGGTAGATTATGTAGAAAAAGAAGAAGGGATCAATCAAGAAAAATTTTCTGTATTTACTACCTTAGATAGAGTAGGGTGGAATTTAATTGGAAATATGTATGTAGATGAAATACATGATCAATACAAGTCCCTTCTAGATTCAACATTAATAATTGGAGCCATAGCCTTAGTTCTAGCAATTTTGATAGCAATTTTTTTATCAGGAAGTATTACAAAAAATTTAAGAATTTTATCAATGGATATGGAGAAAATCAAAGAAGGCGATTTAACAGTTCATTGTCAAATTAATACAAAGGATGAAGTAGGAGCTTTAGCAGAAAGCTTTAATACCATGAAGATTGGTCTTCGTACTTTGCTGAATGAAGTAAGTAAAGCTAGCCGTGAGGTAGGGCATTATGCACAAACGTTAGCTTCATCATCAGAAGAGACTAGTGCTTCTTCAGATGAAATAGCAAGTGCAGTGGATGAAATAGCAAAGGGAGCAACGAAGCAGGCAATACAAGCACAAAATGGATCCAGTATGGTGGGGGCCTTAGCAAGTAAATTAGAAAATCTAGAAAAAGATGCTAATGGTATGATGGATAGTTCTCAGATGGTTCTAAAAGCAAATGAAAAAGGGATACAAACAGTTAATTTGCTGAAGGATCGAACGAAGTTAAATAACGAGGGAATTGAAAAAATTGTAAAGGTTGTAGGAGAGCTTGATGTTCATTCACAAAATATCGGAAGCATATTAGAGACCATTAGTACTATTGCAGAGCAAACCAACTTATTAGCTTTAAATGCAGCTATTGAAGCAGCAAGAGCAGGGGATGCAGGAAGTGGATTTGCAGTGGTAGCAGAAGAAATAAGAAAATTAGCAGAAGAGTCTAAAAAATCAGCTGAGGAAATTAAAGAAATGACTTTGAGCATTCAGGATCATACCCATGCAACTGTGGATATTATGAATGAAGTGAAATTGAGAAATACAGAGCAGGTTATGGCTGTAGATGAAGTGAATGTATCCTTTGAAGAGATTGTACAAGCCATAGAAATCATCGGAAATAAAATAGAGACTATTAGTGGATATATAAAGAATATGAATCAGGATGGACAAAATATTGTATCAGCTATAGAAAATATATCTGGTATCTCTGAAGAAACAGCTGCTTCTTCAGAACAAGTAAGTGCTTCTATGGAGCAGCAATCAGCTACGGTTGAAGAAGTAGCTGGTATTTCAGAAAAATTAAATGGATTAGCTGTAAAGTTAAATGACCAATTGAATCAATTTAAAATCTAA
- the hutH gene encoding histidine ammonia-lyase, producing MKRIYIDGNSLTLEEVVKVARENYKIELTKEAVERVNKSRAVVDEFVEEGKVIYGITTGFGKFSDVLISKNQTKELQKNLIVSDCCGVGNPYSEEIVRATMLLRVNALAKGFSGIRLSTLNILIEMLNKGVHPVVPEKGSVGASGDLCPLAHMVLVMLGDGEAFYQGKRMKGLEAMKQAGIETVELISKEGLALINGTCVLTAVGALAAYDAKMVMKLADISAAMTVEALNGIVDAYDKRVHEVRPHEGQIICAQNMLKLLAGSQSTSRQGEIRVQDAYTLRCIPQIHGASRDAINYVIKKVNIELNSATDNPLIFADDKVVISGGNFHGQPMALVFDFLGIAVAELANVSERRVERLVNPALSGLPAFLVKNGGLNDGLMIPQYVAAALVSENKVLAHPACVDSIPTCANQEDHVSMGSISARQSREILNNVMNVLGIELMTAAQAIEFGAKEKLGKGTKVAYEKVRAHVEPIENDRVFYTDIHECYKLVASHEIVKAVEEKIGELID from the coding sequence ATGAAAAGAATCTATATTGATGGAAATAGCTTAACATTAGAAGAAGTTGTAAAAGTTGCTAGAGAAAATTATAAAATTGAGCTTACAAAAGAAGCAGTAGAGAGAGTTAATAAATCTAGAGCTGTTGTTGATGAATTTGTAGAAGAAGGAAAGGTAATCTATGGGATTACTACAGGATTTGGTAAGTTTAGTGATGTATTGATATCAAAAAACCAAACAAAAGAGCTACAAAAAAATTTGATTGTAAGTGACTGTTGTGGTGTTGGAAATCCATATTCTGAAGAAATCGTAAGAGCTACCATGCTTCTTAGAGTTAATGCCTTAGCAAAGGGATTTTCAGGGATAAGATTAAGCACATTAAATATATTAATTGAAATGTTAAATAAAGGAGTTCATCCTGTTGTTCCTGAAAAAGGATCTGTTGGAGCTAGTGGAGATTTGTGTCCCCTTGCACATATGGTTTTAGTCATGTTAGGAGATGGAGAAGCTTTCTATCAAGGTAAGCGTATGAAAGGCTTAGAAGCTATGAAACAAGCAGGGATTGAAACTGTTGAGTTAATCTCTAAAGAAGGATTAGCTTTAATTAACGGAACCTGTGTATTAACGGCTGTAGGAGCATTAGCTGCTTATGATGCCAAAATGGTTATGAAACTTGCGGATATAAGTGCTGCTATGACAGTAGAGGCTCTTAATGGAATTGTTGATGCATATGATAAGAGAGTACATGAAGTAAGACCTCATGAAGGACAAATAATATGTGCACAAAATATGTTAAAGCTATTAGCAGGAAGCCAATCAACAAGCAGACAAGGAGAAATTCGAGTACAGGATGCTTATACATTAAGGTGTATTCCTCAAATTCATGGAGCAAGTAGAGATGCTATTAACTATGTGATAAAAAAAGTGAATATAGAATTGAATTCTGCTACAGATAATCCATTGATATTTGCAGATGATAAGGTAGTGATTTCAGGAGGGAATTTCCATGGGCAACCCATGGCATTAGTGTTTGACTTTTTAGGTATTGCTGTTGCAGAATTAGCAAATGTATCTGAAAGAAGAGTAGAGAGACTTGTAAATCCAGCTTTAAGTGGCCTTCCTGCGTTTTTAGTTAAAAATGGAGGGCTCAATGATGGTCTGATGATTCCTCAATATGTTGCAGCTGCCCTTGTATCTGAGAATAAGGTATTAGCACATCCTGCTTGTGTAGATTCTATTCCTACGTGTGCAAATCAAGAGGATCATGTGAGTATGGGGTCTATCTCAGCAAGACAATCTAGAGAAATATTAAACAATGTTATGAATGTATTAGGTATAGAATTAATGACAGCTGCACAAGCTATTGAATTTGGAGCAAAAGAAAAATTAGGAAAAGGAACAAAAGTGGCTTATGAAAAGGTAAGAGCGCATGTAGAACCAATTGAAAATGATAGAGTATTCTATACGGATATACATGAATGTTATAAATTGGTGGCTAGTCATGAAATTGTAAAAGCTGTAGAAGAAAAAATTGGAGAACTAATAGATTAA
- a CDS encoding ribose-phosphate diphosphokinase, translating into MNINGQEIKVFAGNASKDLALKICESLGVTLGDAEVGSFSDGEISVNITETVRGADVFVVQSTCKPVNRNLMELLIMIDALKRASAGRITAVIPYYGYARQDRKAKARDPITAKLVADLITSAGADRVLTMDLHAAQIQGYFNIPVDHLLGVPILAKYFKKLELEDVVVVSPDLGSVTRARNFANILDAPIAIIDKRRPKANVSEVMNIIGEIEGKNVILVDDMIDTAGTITNGAKALKDFGAKEVYACCTHPVLSGPAIERIKDSVIKELVVLDTIKLAEDKKLDNIKTLSVADIFAEAIRRIYENKSVSKLFG; encoded by the coding sequence ATGAATATCAATGGACAAGAGATAAAGGTTTTTGCTGGGAATGCCAGTAAGGATTTAGCTCTTAAGATTTGTGAAAGCTTAGGTGTAACTTTAGGAGATGCTGAAGTAGGTTCTTTTAGTGATGGAGAGATTTCTGTAAATATTACAGAAACTGTAAGAGGTGCGGACGTGTTTGTTGTACAGTCTACATGTAAACCTGTAAATAGAAATCTAATGGAACTATTAATCATGATTGATGCATTAAAGCGTGCTTCTGCTGGGAGAATAACAGCGGTTATACCTTACTATGGTTATGCAAGACAAGATAGAAAAGCAAAAGCGAGAGATCCAATTACTGCAAAGCTTGTAGCAGACCTTATTACTAGTGCAGGAGCAGATCGTGTTCTTACAATGGATTTACATGCAGCACAAATTCAAGGATATTTTAATATTCCTGTAGACCATCTTTTAGGTGTTCCTATTTTAGCAAAATATTTTAAAAAGCTTGAACTAGAAGATGTAGTAGTGGTTTCTCCTGATCTTGGAAGTGTTACAAGAGCTAGAAACTTTGCAAATATATTGGATGCACCTATTGCAATTATTGATAAAAGAAGACCAAAAGCAAATGTTTCAGAAGTTATGAATATTATTGGGGAGATAGAAGGTAAAAATGTTATCTTAGTAGATGATATGATAGACACTGCAGGAACCATTACAAATGGGGCAAAAGCATTAAAAGATTTTGGTGCGAAAGAAGTTTATGCTTGTTGTACGCATCCTGTTTTATCAGGGCCTGCTATAGAGAGAATTAAAGATTCTGTTATCAAAGAGCTTGTCGTATTAGATACCATTAAATTAGCAGAAGATAAAAAATTAGATAATATAAAAACTTTATCTGTAGCGGACATTTTTGCAGAAGCCATTAGAAGAATCTATGAGAATAAGTCTGTAAGTAAATTATTTGGATAA
- a CDS encoding LCP family protein, producing MKTFLKIFAIAFFCFIVAIGAGVLVFSKFYKEPPTDVVVSDTGKIDNTEIVDSNGEEEVEEEKSELEKLIENSKRVNFLLLGMEGARTDTIVFASFDPESKNVDLVSIPRDTYYERKGYNAADEKKINAAYGDDGVEGTMSAVSNVLGGVPIHHYVKVTYTGVERIVNSLDGVKVNIPMNMDYDDPYAKPPLHIHLKKGTQSLDGKHAIQFLRFRKGNNGGGYPDGDLGRIKAQQQFMKAAMGKVLGFRLPVVANTVFKYVKTDMELSDMGVMAKNAIGMKKENLKAYSLPGKAANQNHLSYFLHDQNEAENLMKEIYSR from the coding sequence ATGAAAACTTTTCTAAAAATATTTGCAATTGCTTTTTTTTGTTTTATTGTAGCCATAGGAGCCGGTGTGTTGGTTTTTTCTAAATTCTATAAGGAGCCGCCTACAGATGTGGTAGTAAGTGACACTGGAAAAATAGACAATACAGAAATTGTAGACAGCAATGGAGAGGAAGAGGTAGAAGAGGAGAAAAGCGAACTAGAAAAATTGATTGAAAATAGTAAACGGGTGAATTTTTTATTGTTAGGAATGGAAGGAGCAAGAACAGATACAATCGTTTTTGCAAGTTTTGATCCTGAAAGTAAAAATGTAGATTTGGTATCCATACCAAGAGATACCTATTATGAGCGAAAAGGATATAATGCTGCTGATGAGAAAAAAATAAATGCAGCTTACGGAGATGATGGTGTAGAAGGTACTATGAGTGCTGTTAGTAATGTACTGGGAGGCGTACCGATTCATCATTATGTGAAGGTAACTTATACAGGTGTAGAAAGAATTGTAAACTCCTTAGACGGTGTGAAAGTAAATATCCCTATGAATATGGATTATGATGATCCATATGCTAAGCCTCCCCTTCATATACATCTTAAAAAAGGAACACAAAGCCTTGATGGAAAACATGCCATACAGTTTTTAAGATTTAGAAAAGGAAATAATGGAGGGGGATATCCAGACGGAGATCTAGGACGTATAAAAGCACAACAGCAATTTATGAAAGCGGCAATGGGAAAAGTTCTTGGATTCAGACTTCCAGTTGTTGCTAATACTGTTTTTAAATATGTAAAAACGGATATGGAATTATCAGATATGGGAGTTATGGCAAAAAATGCTATAGGCATGAAAAAGGAAAATTTAAAAGCTTATTCCCTTCCAGGGAAAGCAGCTAACCAAAATCATTTATCTTATTTTTTACATGATCAAAATGAAGCGGAGAATTTAATGAAGGAAATATACAGTCGATAA
- the pth gene encoding aminoacyl-tRNA hydrolase produces MLVVVGLGNPGKQYEGTRHNVGFDTIDYLAYKNNISLNKVKYKAVVGEGFIHNQKVLLVKPQTYMNLSGRSVREIVNFYKLDMDDLIVIYDDIDTDVGKLRIRKKGSAGTHNGMKSIIYEIQSDGFARVRIGIGKPQYGNLADFVLGKFSKEDKDFMNESIKRAAESIESLISEGIEKAMNRYNG; encoded by the coding sequence ATGCTTGTAGTTGTTGGTTTAGGAAACCCAGGGAAACAATATGAAGGAACAAGACATAATGTTGGATTTGATACAATAGATTATTTAGCCTATAAAAATAATATTAGTCTGAATAAGGTAAAATACAAGGCTGTGGTAGGAGAAGGTTTCATTCATAATCAAAAGGTTCTATTAGTAAAACCTCAAACATATATGAATTTAAGTGGAAGAAGTGTACGTGAAATTGTAAATTTCTATAAACTGGACATGGATGATTTAATCGTTATTTATGATGATATAGATACGGATGTGGGAAAACTAAGAATAAGAAAAAAGGGAAGTGCAGGAACCCACAACGGTATGAAATCTATCATCTATGAAATACAATCAGATGGCTTTGCACGTGTAAGAATTGGTATAGGAAAGCCACAATATGGAAATCTTGCGGATTTTGTATTAGGTAAATTTTCAAAAGAAGATAAGGATTTTATGAATGAATCCATAAAGCGGGCAGCAGAATCTATAGAAAGCTTAATTAGTGAGGGAATAGAGAAGGCTATGAATAGATATAATGGTTAA
- the murC gene encoding UDP-N-acetylmuramate--L-alanine ligase — protein sequence MIDFDLDKHDVNHVHFIGIGGISMSAIAEVLLTFGYEVSGSDMKSSSITEKLSKKGAKITIGHDKDQFPSCDLVVYTAAVKDDNPELIKAKKQNIPIVSRAEMLGLLMKKFKRSIAVSGTHGKTTTTSMISLILEYSDFDPTILVGGELDQIGGNVKVGNREYFVTEACEYVGSFLKFFPTIGIILNIEADHLDYFKDLDHIIDTFTEFANLIPKSGFLIAFKDDPNVQKVLAKVDCPIITYGSDASCNYWAENIHFNENGFASFDVFHQKIFLGSFELNIPGKHNVDNALGAIACCHTLGVPIEKIIKNLKMFHGTHRRFDLLGTLGDITIVDDYAHHPTEIKATLEAACKVPHNQLWCIFQPHTYTRTKALLNDFASSFDHADKIIISDIYAAREKDTGEIHSKDLVEKIKSYNKNVVYMDNFEKIAEYVNCQAQAKDLVLTMGAGDIYKVGKLLLNKKG from the coding sequence ATGATTGATTTTGATTTAGACAAACATGATGTAAACCATGTCCATTTTATTGGTATTGGCGGAATAAGCATGAGTGCAATTGCTGAAGTCCTCCTTACTTTTGGCTATGAAGTATCTGGCTCTGATATGAAATCTTCTAGTATCACTGAAAAACTTTCAAAGAAAGGTGCAAAAATTACGATCGGCCATGACAAAGATCAATTTCCTTCATGTGATTTAGTTGTTTATACAGCTGCCGTAAAGGATGATAATCCAGAACTCATAAAAGCAAAAAAACAAAATATTCCTATTGTTTCAAGAGCTGAAATGTTAGGACTTTTGATGAAGAAATTCAAAAGAAGTATTGCTGTTTCAGGAACACACGGAAAAACAACAACCACTAGCATGATTTCTCTCATTTTAGAATATAGTGACTTTGACCCTACTATCCTAGTTGGTGGAGAATTAGACCAAATAGGAGGCAATGTAAAGGTAGGCAATCGTGAATATTTTGTTACTGAAGCTTGTGAATATGTAGGAAGTTTTTTGAAATTTTTCCCAACAATCGGTATTATATTAAATATTGAAGCCGATCATCTAGATTATTTTAAAGATTTAGATCATATCATAGATACCTTCACAGAATTTGCAAATCTTATTCCAAAGAGCGGATTCTTGATTGCATTTAAGGATGATCCAAATGTACAAAAAGTACTAGCCAAAGTTGATTGTCCTATCATTACTTACGGCTCAGATGCATCTTGTAATTATTGGGCAGAAAATATCCATTTCAATGAAAACGGATTTGCATCTTTTGATGTATTCCATCAAAAGATATTTTTAGGAAGCTTTGAGTTAAATATTCCTGGTAAACACAATGTGGACAATGCTCTAGGGGCTATTGCTTGCTGTCATACTTTGGGCGTGCCTATAGAAAAAATAATCAAAAACCTTAAAATGTTCCATGGAACTCATAGAAGATTTGATTTATTAGGTACCTTAGGAGATATCACAATTGTTGATGATTATGCTCATCATCCTACAGAAATAAAAGCAACTTTAGAAGCAGCATGTAAAGTGCCTCATAATCAATTATGGTGCATATTTCAACCTCATACTTATACCCGTACAAAAGCACTTCTAAATGATTTTGCTAGTTCTTTTGATCACGCTGATAAAATTATTATTTCAGATATTTACGCAGCAAGAGAAAAAGACACAGGAGAAATTCATTCAAAAGACTTAGTAGAAAAAATAAAGTCTTACAATAAGAATGTTGTTTATATGGATAATTTCGAAAAAATAGCAGAATATGTGAATTGCCAGGCACAAGCAAAAGATTTAGTATTAACCATGGGAGCAGGAGATATCTACAAAGTTGGAAAACTACTTTTAAACAAAAAAGGTTAA
- the purR gene encoding pur operon repressor — MKIKRNGRIGALIKILNDYPNKIFTLSYFTNRFNAAKSSISEDIVVAKKLMEDLKLGKIETIPGAAGGVKYIPLTSKEDTKEILEEVCRKLSEINRIIPGDFLYMADIIYNPTIVRKLGEIFATQFSDKKIDYVVTVETKGIPIALMTANALNVPLIILRRDSKVTEGSTVSINYLSGSTGKIQTMSISKRAIKASAKVIIIDDFMKAGGTAKGMMDMMKEFEAEVVGIGVMIATKEPEEKVVKDYVPLLILDQVDEKNKIINIYANEQLI, encoded by the coding sequence ATGAAAATAAAGAGAAATGGAAGGATTGGAGCTTTAATTAAGATTCTTAATGATTACCCTAATAAAATTTTTACTTTAAGCTATTTTACAAATAGATTTAATGCGGCAAAATCAAGTATTAGTGAAGACATTGTTGTAGCAAAAAAGTTAATGGAAGATTTAAAACTAGGAAAAATAGAAACAATTCCAGGTGCGGCAGGAGGCGTAAAATATATTCCCTTAACAAGTAAAGAGGATACAAAAGAAATATTAGAAGAGGTATGCAGAAAACTTTCAGAAATAAATAGAATTATTCCAGGAGATTTTCTGTATATGGCAGATATTATTTATAACCCAACTATTGTTAGAAAATTAGGAGAAATATTTGCAACTCAGTTTTCAGACAAAAAGATAGATTATGTAGTAACTGTGGAGACAAAAGGAATTCCTATTGCCCTTATGACAGCTAATGCACTTAATGTCCCACTCATTATTCTAAGGAGAGATAGCAAAGTTACAGAAGGATCTACTGTAAGCATTAATTATCTATCAGGATCAACGGGAAAGATTCAAACCATGTCCATCTCTAAAAGAGCCATAAAGGCAAGTGCAAAGGTTATTATTATTGATGATTTTATGAAAGCTGGGGGTACAGCAAAGGGCATGATGGATATGATGAAGGAATTTGAAGCAGAAGTAGTTGGGATAGGGGTTATGATTGCAACAAAAGAGCCAGAAGAAAAAGTGGTAAAAGATTATGTGCCATTACTCATATTAGATCAGGTGGATGAGAAAAATAAGATCATTAATATATATGCAAATGAACAGTTAATATAA